One genomic region from Sporichthyaceae bacterium encodes:
- the idi gene encoding isopentenyl-diphosphate Delta-isomerase, with product MTASVEQVVLLDPDGRPCGVADKATVHGSTTPYHLAFSCYLFDNAGRFLVTQRAHTKLTWPGIWTNSCCGHPGPDEQPRDAVVRRLQQELGIVADSLVLALPEFAYRASFLGVEEYELCPVFLARADAEPAPDPAEVAATDWWRWPDFVAEALAADSRISPWAQEQVRQLDSGGHVERFLAAAQHSSPCNR from the coding sequence GTGACCGCGAGTGTGGAGCAGGTGGTCCTGCTCGACCCGGACGGCCGGCCGTGCGGGGTCGCCGACAAGGCGACCGTGCACGGCTCGACCACCCCGTACCACCTGGCGTTCTCCTGCTACCTCTTCGACAACGCCGGCCGGTTCCTGGTCACCCAGCGCGCGCACACCAAGCTGACCTGGCCGGGGATCTGGACCAACAGTTGCTGCGGCCACCCCGGCCCCGACGAGCAACCGCGCGACGCCGTGGTGCGCCGACTGCAGCAGGAACTCGGGATCGTGGCCGACAGCCTCGTGCTGGCCCTGCCGGAATTCGCCTACCGGGCAAGCTTTCTGGGCGTCGAGGAGTACGAACTGTGCCCGGTGTTCCTGGCCCGCGCCGACGCGGAGCCTGCCCCGGACCCGGCCGAGGTCGCCGCGACCGACTGGTGGCGCTGGCCGGACTTCGTGGCCGAGGCACTGGCCGCCGACAGCCGGATCTCGCCCTGGGCCCAGGAACAGGTGCGCCAACTCGACTCCGGCGGCCACGTGGAGCGATTCCTGGCGGCGGCACAGCACTCGTCGCCCTGCAACCGGTAG